In Methanosphaera sp. ISO3-F5, a genomic segment contains:
- the truD gene encoding tRNA pseudouridine(13) synthase TruD, whose translation MLNVETFITENKGTNGIIRQSNEDFYVDEVPLQLPSGEGPNTWLHIEKNGRTTLDVVLDIARELHLSRKRTGFAGMKDRSAITRQWLCISNITPQELPDFNEILHNVKILEIKQNQKKLRMGQLKGNKFKINIRNTNNPSEDKHIAEEVLESLKKTGVPNYYGYQRFGEVRSTTHLVGKCLVEGDIKKAVDTYIGHPNEEEHNQPYEARKLYDEGKLEEAYNIMPKSMRYEKSMIRELMISKDKHGELVEKDYIRAIESLPKPLKRMFVNAYESYLFNKIINERAKIGIDKYLEGDIIIDSEERWVHEINKETIQDDMDKFILNPTAPLLGSKVPLAEGIQGKIEEKVIHDENILKESFACPKTPKLGSHGIRRSIRFKIEDTHVEEINDGISVEFFIPRGCYATAVLREIMKKNV comes from the coding sequence ATGTTAAATGTTGAAACGTTTATCACAGAGAATAAGGGAACAAATGGAATCATAAGACAAAGCAATGAAGATTTCTATGTTGATGAAGTCCCATTACAATTACCTTCCGGAGAAGGACCTAATACATGGTTACACATAGAAAAAAATGGAAGAACAACATTGGATGTAGTATTGGACATTGCACGTGAATTACATCTCAGCCGAAAAAGAACAGGATTTGCAGGAATGAAGGACCGTTCTGCAATAACCAGACAATGGTTATGTATTTCAAATATCACTCCACAAGAATTACCTGACTTTAATGAAATATTACACAACGTAAAAATACTTGAAATAAAACAAAATCAGAAAAAATTAAGAATGGGCCAGTTAAAAGGAAATAAATTCAAAATTAACATCCGAAATACCAATAATCCATCTGAAGATAAACATATAGCAGAAGAAGTCTTAGAATCATTAAAAAAAACTGGTGTACCCAATTATTATGGATATCAGCGTTTCGGCGAAGTAAGATCTACAACACATTTAGTGGGAAAATGTCTTGTAGAAGGTGACATAAAAAAAGCAGTAGATACTTATATTGGACATCCTAACGAAGAAGAACATAATCAGCCATATGAAGCAAGAAAATTATATGATGAAGGAAAACTTGAAGAAGCATATAATATAATGCCAAAAAGTATGAGATACGAAAAATCAATGATTCGTGAATTAATGATTTCAAAAGATAAACATGGAGAATTAGTAGAAAAAGATTATATACGAGCCATAGAATCATTACCAAAACCATTAAAAAGAATGTTCGTTAACGCATATGAATCATACTTATTCAACAAAATAATTAATGAACGAGCAAAAATAGGTATTGACAAATACTTAGAAGGAGATATAATAATCGACTCCGAAGAACGTTGGGTGCATGAAATTAACAAAGAAACAATACAAGATGATATGGATAAGTTTATACTAAACCCAACAGCACCACTACTCGGATCAAAAGTGCCACTAGCAGAAGGTATTCAAGGCAAAATAGAAGAAAAAGTAATTCATGATGAAAACATTCTTAAAGAATCATTTGCATGCCCAAAAACACCAAAATTAGGTAGTCATGGCATAAGAAGAAGTATTCGATTTAAAATAGAAGATACACATGTTGAAGAAATAAATGATGGAATTTCAGTCGAATTCTTCATACCAAGAGGATGTTATGCAACTGCAGTACTACGAGAAATAATGAAAAAAAATGTATAA
- a CDS encoding heavy-metal-associated domain-containing protein: protein MSDKEDTFVVEDMHCNACVNTITKTLTSNEAVTNVDANLETKEVKVKYDDEKFDVEEILSSLDTIGFPATIKKKQ from the coding sequence ATGAGTGACAAAGAAGATACTTTTGTAGTTGAAGATATGCATTGTAATGCTTGTGTTAATACAATTACTAAAACATTAACTTCAAATGAAGCAGTAACAAATGTTGATGCAAATCTTGAAACCAAAGAAGTTAAAGTTAAATATGATGATGAAAAGTTTGATGTTGAAGAAATTTTAAGTTCTTTAGATACCATAGGTTTTCCTGCAACTATTAAAAAAAAACAATAA
- a CDS encoding IS1182 family transposase yields MVLQEDTIGQTFLLPKDIRTMIPDDHVCFFIEKLVNCVDFSEIDFQYVDTPGQKAYHAAMLVRIIILGTIYSIHSSRKLERIVRENIVFMYLAGFQTPVFSTIAAFKREHKEIIEKIFLETINYGHNKNLIDLDSISIDGSKTRAYANKYNNLTNEDVLKLLHIIRKGIITDMEENKALENRENKTVQNTNNTKEQIKEALREARNIKVKPDEKPKTIKKIKHEESQDEVDEEQQTLDTYRNKPMKNSMEHDESKFDEEMYELIDENDLNFCGKQILKQAIEHPETAYKQIKKLEKCKTELEKSGKNTVNYTDPEARKSPNKEGITQTGYNEQIVVDNKNGLIIAVDVTTDGNDQKQLIPMINQTQTNLQNALNLTNEESEQIMQNIDILADNGYYTNQTVHDIYEEGKYSILMPNREQAGKQKDCLRRNSQRKTNNNKKDGYGKHNMIKDEENYAYICPENKILPVKQVYPGKYTDRIIYYTSECSKCPSKKICLTNKMTGKVITDYTSDAKELLAYKFETPNGQAQYKKRMPMVEPRFAYNKYTLKYRQYHLLGVNNAKMQQTLMATAQNIVKIHNIEQKELTNNKKTINLN; encoded by the coding sequence ATGGTTTTACAAGAAGATACTATTGGTCAGACATTTTTGTTACCTAAGGATATACGTACTATGATTCCTGATGATCATGTTTGTTTTTTTATTGAAAAACTTGTGAATTGTGTGGATTTTAGTGAGATTGATTTTCAGTATGTTGATACTCCTGGTCAGAAGGCTTATCATGCGGCCATGTTGGTTCGTATCATCATTTTGGGTACTATTTATTCTATTCATAGTAGTCGTAAGTTGGAACGTATTGTTCGTGAGAATATCGTGTTTATGTATTTGGCTGGATTTCAAACCCCTGTTTTCAGCACTATCGCAGCTTTTAAACGCGAACACAAGGAGATTATAGAAAAAATTTTTCTTGAAACAATCAATTATGGACATAACAAAAATTTAATTGATTTAGACAGCATTAGTATCGATGGAAGTAAAACACGAGCATATGCCAATAAATATAATAATTTAACCAATGAAGATGTACTAAAACTTTTACATATCATCCGTAAAGGCATTATTACTGATATGGAAGAAAATAAAGCATTAGAAAACCGAGAAAACAAAACAGTACAAAATACAAACAATACCAAAGAACAAATCAAAGAAGCACTACGAGAAGCACGTAATATCAAAGTTAAACCAGATGAAAAACCAAAAACAATAAAGAAAATAAAACACGAAGAATCACAAGATGAAGTGGATGAAGAACAACAAACATTAGATACTTACCGCAATAAACCGATGAAAAACAGTATGGAGCATGATGAGAGCAAATTTGACGAAGAAATGTATGAACTCATCGATGAAAATGATTTAAACTTCTGTGGAAAACAAATACTAAAACAAGCCATAGAACACCCAGAAACAGCATACAAACAAATAAAAAAACTAGAAAAATGCAAAACAGAACTAGAAAAGAGTGGTAAAAATACCGTTAATTATACAGATCCAGAAGCACGTAAAAGTCCCAACAAAGAAGGAATAACACAAACCGGATACAACGAACAAATAGTAGTAGACAACAAAAACGGACTAATAATAGCAGTAGACGTAACCACAGATGGAAACGACCAAAAACAACTAATACCAATGATAAACCAGACACAAACAAACCTACAAAACGCCCTAAACCTAACAAATGAAGAATCAGAACAAATAATGCAAAACATAGATATACTAGCCGATAACGGATACTACACCAACCAAACAGTACACGATATCTACGAAGAAGGAAAATACTCAATATTAATGCCAAATAGAGAACAAGCAGGCAAACAAAAAGATTGTCTAAGACGAAACAGCCAAAGAAAAACCAACAATAACAAAAAAGACGGATACGGAAAACACAACATGATAAAAGACGAAGAAAACTACGCATACATCTGTCCAGAAAACAAAATACTACCCGTTAAACAAGTTTACCCTGGAAAATACACGGACAGAATAATATATTACACCAGTGAATGCAGCAAATGCCCATCCAAAAAGATCTGCTTAACCAACAAGATGACAGGTAAAGTAATAACCGATTACACAAGCGATGCCAAAGAACTACTGGCTTATAAATTCGAAACACCAAACGGACAAGCACAATACAAGAAGAGAATGCCAATGGTCGAACCACGATTCGCATACAACAAATACACACTAAAATACAGACAATACCACCTACTAGGAGTAAACAACGCAAAAATGCAACAAACACTCATGGCCACAGCACAAAACATAGTAAAAATACATAACATAGAACAAAAAGAACTAACAAACAATAAAAAGACAATAAATCTAAATTAA
- a CDS encoding heavy metal translocating P-type ATPase gives MTCVMCSRAVTSAVSKMPGVYSTHVNLVSETADVLFNPEVVTIEDVGERINNIGYEYMGIHDNSSINNDVIEKKHEENQKRKLYRIVVGFFFSAILMILMFGNFNLGPNASYIMLAISILPFIYVSYPILKSGLTSIRHKNLNMDVMYSLGISVSFLASLISTFGLLGTNEFMLYDTSIMLGSFLMLGKYLEDRAKGKTSDSIKKLVQLKATEATVEKYIENKVIQEKMPINEVLKGNIIIVKPGEKIPLDGKIIDGNSYVDESLVTGESKPIHKEVGSNVIGGSINKEGTFKFKVTNTSEKTVLSQIISMVQEAQNSSPPIQKLADKIIKYFIPAILLIALVSFIVWYVIFRQAFLFSLSIFISVVVVACPCALGLAIPTALTVGVGLAAKYGILIKDGETLEVSDKINHVLLDKTGTITVGQPTLSTIINYSEKSDDEILCIVRSIEQFSQHPISSALFNNEDKQGYELYDVDNFENITGKGVIGSIDDIQYYVGNKKLMNTYDIDLPGSILEDLEKEELDLKTSVILADENNILAIISVEDKIKENSINAIETLHSMDIETSMVSGDNRNTCEKIAEKVGISNVVSEVLPQGKLDYVKQLQNENKIVSFIGDGINDAPSLTKSDVGVAMGTGTDVAIESGDVILINGDLLNAVASIQISRKTMSRVKLNLFWAFAYNIILIPVAAGILIPFNIFFRPEFSAFAMALSSVTIITLSLLLKGYVPEILKDE, from the coding sequence ATGACCTGTGTAATGTGTTCAAGAGCCGTGACCTCCGCAGTATCAAAAATGCCCGGAGTATATTCAACCCATGTTAATCTTGTCTCTGAAACTGCAGATGTACTGTTTAACCCAGAAGTAGTTACTATTGAAGATGTAGGAGAAAGAATTAACAATATTGGTTACGAATACATGGGCATTCATGATAATAGCTCCATTAACAATGACGTAATTGAGAAAAAACATGAAGAAAATCAAAAAAGAAAATTATACCGAATTGTTGTTGGATTCTTCTTTTCAGCAATATTAATGATATTGATGTTTGGAAACTTTAATTTAGGTCCAAATGCATCATACATAATGTTAGCTATATCAATTTTACCATTCATTTATGTATCATATCCTATCCTAAAATCTGGATTAACTTCTATAAGACATAAAAATTTAAATATGGATGTAATGTATTCATTAGGAATAAGTGTGTCTTTTTTAGCTAGTTTAATAAGTACATTCGGTTTATTAGGAACTAATGAATTCATGTTATATGATACAAGTATTATGTTAGGATCATTTTTAATGCTAGGTAAATATTTAGAAGACCGAGCTAAAGGAAAAACTTCAGATTCTATAAAAAAATTAGTACAACTTAAAGCAACAGAGGCTACTGTTGAGAAATATATTGAAAATAAGGTAATTCAAGAGAAAATGCCTATCAATGAAGTTTTGAAAGGAAATATTATAATAGTAAAACCTGGAGAAAAAATACCTCTTGATGGAAAAATTATAGATGGAAACAGTTATGTTGATGAATCTTTAGTAACTGGTGAATCAAAACCAATCCATAAAGAAGTGGGTTCAAATGTTATAGGTGGTTCCATAAACAAGGAAGGAACATTTAAATTCAAAGTCACAAATACTAGTGAAAAAACTGTTTTGTCACAGATTATTTCAATGGTACAAGAAGCTCAAAATTCAAGTCCTCCTATACAGAAATTAGCTGATAAAATAATTAAATATTTTATTCCTGCAATTTTATTAATTGCCCTAGTTTCCTTTATTGTATGGTATGTGATTTTTAGGCAAGCATTTTTATTCAGTTTAAGTATTTTTATTTCAGTAGTTGTTGTGGCTTGCCCATGTGCTTTAGGTCTTGCAATTCCTACAGCTTTAACTGTAGGTGTTGGTTTAGCAGCTAAGTATGGAATTCTTATTAAAGATGGGGAAACTTTAGAAGTTTCAGATAAAATAAACCATGTGTTGCTTGATAAAACTGGTACAATTACTGTAGGTCAACCTACTCTTAGTACTATTATTAATTATTCAGAAAAAAGTGATGATGAAATTTTATGTATTGTTCGTTCAATAGAACAGTTCTCACAACATCCAATATCTAGTGCTTTATTTAATAATGAAGATAAACAGGGATATGAATTATATGATGTTGATAACTTTGAAAATATCACAGGTAAAGGAGTTATAGGAAGTATAGATGATATTCAATATTATGTGGGTAATAAAAAGTTAATGAATACATATGACATTGATTTACCTGGAAGTATCCTTGAGGATTTAGAAAAAGAAGAACTTGATTTGAAAACTAGTGTTATTTTAGCTGATGAAAATAATATTTTGGCAATAATATCTGTTGAAGACAAGATTAAAGAAAATAGTATTAATGCTATTGAAACTCTTCATTCCATGGATATTGAAACTTCGATGGTTAGTGGTGATAATAGGAATACTTGTGAGAAAATTGCTGAAAAAGTTGGAATCAGTAATGTTGTTTCGGAAGTTTTACCACAAGGAAAATTAGATTATGTTAAACAATTACAAAATGAGAATAAGATAGTTTCTTTCATTGGTGATGGAATTAATGATGCTCCTAGTTTAACTAAATCAGATGTTGGGGTTGCTATGGGTACGGGAACTGATGTTGCCATAGAGTCAGGAGATGTGATTTTAATTAATGGAGATTTATTGAATGCTGTTGCTAGTATTCAAATTAGTAGAAAGACTATGTCGAGGGTTAAACTTAATTTATTCTGGGCATTTGCGTATAATATCATATTAATTCCTGTTGCTGCAGGAATCTTAATTCCATTTAATATCTTTTTCAGACCTGAATTCAGTGCTTTTGCTATGGCTTTAAGTTCTGTGACTATAATCACATTATCTTTACTTTTAAAGGGTTATGTTCCGGAAATTTTAAAGGATGAATAG
- a CDS encoding UDP-glucose/GDP-mannose dehydrogenase family protein, with translation MNITIIGTGYVGLVTGTCFSDMGNEVYCVDVLEEKIQSLKEGKIPIYEPGLEELIKRNYGRGNLHFTTNLKEGLDNSELCFIAVGTPMGEDGSADLQYVRQVAQQIGETIIHDMIVVDKSTVPVGTADEVKTIINEQLEKRGESYSISIVSNPEFLKEGNAVNDFMHPDRIVVGADDENAIEVMKLLYDPFTKNHERMIIMDIKSAEMTKYASNSMLANRISFMNEMANICDKIGANIDNVRKGMGSDSRIGSSFLYPGCGYGGSCFPKDVTALIKTATDSGYEPKLLKSVEEVNNQQKSYLVNKIKKVLGEDLTGLTFAIWGLAFKPETDDMREAPSITIIRELLDAGATINAYDPKAMDVAKEFYFKDWDINYFNDKYSTIKNADILIIITEWKEFRSPDFNKIKSNLSKNMIFDGRNQFKNSTMQKLGLKYYAVGK, from the coding sequence ATGAATATTACAATAATAGGAACAGGATATGTGGGACTTGTTACTGGTACATGTTTCTCCGATATGGGGAATGAAGTATATTGTGTAGATGTACTGGAAGAAAAAATACAATCATTAAAAGAAGGAAAAATTCCAATATATGAACCAGGATTAGAAGAATTAATTAAACGAAATTATGGGCGAGGAAATCTACATTTTACAACAAACCTTAAAGAAGGATTAGATAATTCCGAGCTATGTTTTATAGCGGTAGGAACCCCTATGGGTGAAGATGGAAGTGCAGATTTACAATATGTTAGACAAGTAGCTCAACAAATAGGAGAAACAATTATTCATGATATGATAGTTGTTGACAAGTCAACAGTACCTGTAGGTACTGCAGATGAAGTTAAAACTATCATTAATGAACAACTAGAAAAAAGAGGAGAATCATACTCAATATCAATAGTGTCTAATCCAGAATTTTTAAAAGAAGGAAATGCAGTAAATGACTTTATGCACCCAGATAGGATAGTTGTTGGGGCAGATGATGAAAATGCTATAGAAGTTATGAAACTATTATATGATCCATTTACAAAAAATCATGAACGAATGATAATAATGGATATTAAAAGTGCAGAAATGACAAAATATGCATCAAATTCCATGTTAGCTAATAGAATTTCATTCATGAATGAAATGGCAAATATCTGTGACAAAATAGGGGCAAATATAGATAATGTAAGAAAGGGTATGGGAAGTGACTCCAGAATAGGATCAAGCTTTTTATATCCTGGTTGTGGATATGGTGGAAGTTGTTTCCCAAAAGATGTAACTGCACTAATAAAAACTGCAACCGATTCGGGATATGAGCCAAAATTACTAAAAAGTGTTGAAGAAGTAAACAATCAACAAAAATCCTATTTGGTAAATAAGATAAAAAAAGTTCTAGGGGAAGATCTCACTGGTTTAACTTTTGCAATATGGGGATTAGCATTCAAACCTGAAACAGATGACATGAGAGAAGCACCATCAATAACTATAATAAGAGAATTGTTAGATGCGGGTGCAACAATAAATGCATATGATCCAAAAGCAATGGATGTTGCAAAAGAATTTTACTTTAAAGATTGGGATATTAACTATTTTAATGATAAATATTCCACAATAAAAAATGCTGATATCTTAATTATAATAACAGAATGGAAAGAATTTCGAAGTCCAGACTTCAATAAAATAAAAAGTAATCTGTCTAAAAATATGATATTTGATGGTAGAAATCAATTTAAAAATAGTACAATGCAAAAATTAGGTTTAAAATATTATGCAGTGGGAAAATAG
- a CDS encoding DUF126 domain-containing protein, whose translation MSEHIKCRMISKGKDTGELLVTKDPISFLGGVDPNTGLVIDKKHELYDQCITDKILVIPSGKGSTVGSYVIYQMAKNKTAPKAIICQNAEPIIAIGAIISKIPMVDNPEVDVTTYLKTDEIITVDADNSLISLN comes from the coding sequence ATGTCCGAACACATCAAATGTAGAATGATTTCAAAAGGAAAAGATACTGGTGAATTATTAGTTACAAAAGATCCTATTAGTTTTTTAGGAGGAGTTGATCCAAATACGGGATTAGTGATTGATAAAAAACATGAATTATATGATCAATGCATTACTGATAAGATATTAGTTATTCCTTCAGGTAAAGGATCTACTGTAGGTTCTTATGTAATTTATCAAATGGCTAAGAATAAAACTGCTCCTAAAGCAATTATTTGTCAGAATGCTGAGCCTATAATTGCTATTGGTGCAATAATATCTAAAATTCCTATGGTCGATAATCCAGAAGTTGATGTTACTACTTATTTAAAAACTGATGAAATTATTACTGTAGATGCGGATAACTCTTTAATTTCCTTAAATTAA
- a CDS encoding DUF1616 domain-containing protein, which yields MFVGLFAVDFLIVGIAATKLKYPLLDIKEVLRKVTLIIPLGLLFSLISAGIVYYFKMTASSILLFLSLIAIILIITSGLRTQSNISKIENPKEYAEKHLKRIIYMLVIFCIVSYIGMEVPPFSVIPLWFGLCIPFIMLLPGYLLLNILNPYKDAIRLGERLGISIFASLVFTSIIGLIIVQIEHMLNMRHVSLVLVVITLIILLPLYYIKVKEKNTHELFNDYRINRLFTLITVVAIIAVLASAALVTSGNWSENSPSALFQGNTTFKVSGIHNTPDEKGYYNFTNGEVLNLTMSIVNNEHRDMEYTVKVEVTNETNNVTLQEEKVKVKNNGRKNIKTNITMTSGKKDIKFTLYDSNNQPYKIRHLYVNVNENNTYTESGEQT from the coding sequence TTGTTCGTAGGGTTATTTGCTGTAGACTTCCTCATTGTTGGAATTGCAGCAACAAAATTAAAGTATCCCTTATTAGATATTAAAGAAGTTTTACGAAAAGTAACCTTAATCATACCTCTAGGTTTACTGTTTTCGTTGATAAGTGCAGGAATTGTTTATTATTTTAAAATGACTGCAAGTAGTATATTATTGTTTTTATCTTTAATCGCAATAATTTTAATAATTACTTCAGGATTAAGAACACAAAGCAATATTAGTAAAATAGAAAATCCAAAGGAATATGCGGAAAAACATTTGAAACGTATAATTTACATGTTAGTGATATTCTGTATCGTTTCTTATATTGGAATGGAAGTACCACCATTTAGTGTCATACCATTATGGTTCGGTTTATGTATTCCATTTATCATGTTATTACCTGGATATCTCCTATTAAATATTCTTAATCCATATAAGGATGCAATTCGTTTAGGTGAACGTTTAGGAATTTCAATATTTGCTAGTTTAGTTTTTACATCAATCATTGGATTAATTATAGTTCAAATAGAACATATGCTTAATATGAGACATGTTTCTTTAGTGCTTGTTGTAATTACATTAATTATATTGTTACCATTGTATTACATAAAAGTTAAAGAAAAAAATACTCATGAGTTATTTAATGATTACCGGATAAACAGATTGTTTACATTAATTACTGTTGTCGCAATAATTGCAGTGTTAGCATCAGCAGCATTAGTTACTTCAGGTAATTGGAGTGAAAATAGCCCTAGTGCATTATTCCAGGGAAATACAACATTTAAAGTTTCTGGTATACACAATACTCCCGATGAAAAAGGATATTATAATTTTACAAATGGAGAAGTATTAAATTTAACAATGTCCATTGTTAACAATGAACATAGAGACATGGAATATACTGTAAAAGTAGAAGTTACTAATGAAACCAATAACGTCACATTACAAGAAGAAAAAGTTAAAGTTAAAAATAATGGACGTAAAAATATTAAAACTAACATTACAATGACTAGTGGTAAAAAAGATATTAAATTCACATTATATGATAGTAACAACCAACCATATAAAATACGTCACTTATATGTGAATGTAAACGAAAATAATACTTATACTGAAAGTGGAGAACAAACATAA
- a CDS encoding HesA/MoeB/ThiF family protein codes for MTKLYEDLISRQIEIFTQEEQEKLRTTPIVVVGTGGLGGIIVEQFVRAGFETLTIIDQDVFDKTNLNRQLRSNLETIGKSKVKVTKEAAEKINPNVNITAYDLTINQHNISEIFKGNEILVDAVDNVYTRVMISREAKKQGMTFVHSAVDKTLGQLSVFEPKSPTYEEVFKLKSLGYELDQVKDYLLSLSIKKPQVLGITPAIFGSLEVNETIKYILGKENIVLAPKVLQWDIFDISSFRIIDF; via the coding sequence ATGACAAAATTGTATGAAGACTTGATTTCAAGACAAATTGAAATTTTTACACAAGAAGAACAAGAAAAATTAAGAACAACTCCTATTGTTGTAGTAGGAACTGGTGGATTAGGTGGCATAATAGTAGAACAATTTGTTCGTGCAGGTTTCGAAACATTAACTATCATCGATCAAGACGTGTTTGATAAAACAAATTTAAACAGACAATTAAGAAGTAATTTAGAAACAATAGGCAAATCAAAAGTAAAAGTAACAAAAGAAGCTGCAGAAAAAATAAATCCAAATGTAAACATTACTGCTTATGATTTAACAATAAATCAACACAATATTTCAGAGATTTTCAAAGGAAATGAAATATTAGTTGATGCAGTTGATAATGTATATACAAGAGTAATGATTTCAAGAGAAGCAAAAAAACAAGGAATGACTTTTGTACACAGTGCTGTTGATAAAACATTAGGTCAATTATCAGTTTTTGAACCGAAATCTCCTACATATGAAGAAGTATTTAAATTAAAATCATTAGGTTATGAATTAGATCAAGTTAAAGATTATTTGTTAAGTTTAAGCATTAAAAAACCGCAAGTTCTCGGAATAACTCCTGCAATTTTTGGTTCTTTAGAAGTTAATGAAACAATAAAATACATATTAGGAAAGGAAAATATTGTTTTAGCTCCTAAAGTGTTACAATGGGATATTTTTGATATTTCTTCATTTAGGATAATTGATTTTTAA
- a CDS encoding preprotein translocase subunit Sec61beta: MARKNKKTLPASGAGIVRYFDDETSGIKLSPNQVIIGAVIIALICIALRFTTYVGY; encoded by the coding sequence ATGGCACGAAAAAATAAAAAAACATTACCTGCAAGTGGGGCAGGTATAGTCAGATACTTCGATGATGAAACTTCAGGAATAAAACTCTCTCCTAACCAAGTAATTATTGGAGCAGTAATCATTGCATTAATTTGTATCGCATTAAGATTTACAACATATGTAGGTTATTAA
- the thiC gene encoding phosphomethylpyrimidine synthase, with protein MTQLEEAKKGNITPEMKYVAKQEEISEEKLRKLIAKGQIVIPKNNRNNTIPTGIGKNLRTKINANIGSSTEMEDIEIELEKLEVLIKYGADAVMDLSTGPKLHEIRKTIREHTNIPLGTVPIYEAGADTTNIGKAIVEMDEDTIFNTITNQAKEGVDFITVHCGINKDSIESVKDSKRLMGIVSRGGALTAAWIMHNEKENPLYKNFDYLLEICKEYDVTLSLGDGLRPGCIHDATDIAQIRELTTLGKLVKRSKENDVQVMVEGPGHVPIKQIKANMQIQKTICDNAPFYVLGPLVTDIAPGYDHITAAIGGSIAGSSGADFLCYVTPAEHLCIPTVEHVKQGVIASKIAAEVADVAKEIPSTMRKEKEMAIARENFDWNKQFELAIDGETAREYYESAKTSDDEMCSMCGDFCAIKMVKEYEKK; from the coding sequence ATGACACAACTAGAAGAAGCAAAAAAGGGAAATATAACTCCTGAAATGAAATATGTAGCTAAACAAGAAGAAATAAGTGAAGAAAAATTACGAAAACTTATTGCTAAAGGACAAATAGTAATTCCAAAAAACAATAGAAACAACACCATACCAACAGGTATAGGAAAAAATTTACGTACAAAAATAAATGCTAACATAGGTTCCTCAACAGAAATGGAAGATATAGAAATAGAACTTGAAAAATTAGAAGTATTGATAAAATATGGTGCAGATGCTGTAATGGATTTAAGTACCGGCCCTAAATTACATGAAATAAGAAAAACAATAAGAGAACATACAAACATACCATTAGGAACAGTCCCAATTTACGAAGCAGGAGCCGATACAACCAATATCGGAAAAGCAATAGTTGAAATGGATGAAGACACAATCTTTAATACCATCACCAACCAAGCAAAAGAAGGCGTAGATTTTATAACAGTACACTGTGGAATTAATAAAGATTCAATAGAATCTGTAAAAGATTCAAAAAGACTGATGGGAATAGTAAGTAGAGGAGGAGCATTAACCGCTGCTTGGATAATGCACAACGAAAAAGAAAATCCATTATACAAAAATTTCGATTACCTGTTAGAGATATGTAAAGAATATGATGTTACACTATCCCTAGGAGATGGATTAAGACCAGGATGTATCCATGATGCAACAGACATAGCACAAATAAGAGAATTAACCACACTAGGAAAATTAGTGAAACGCTCAAAAGAAAATGACGTACAAGTAATGGTAGAAGGCCCAGGCCATGTACCTATCAAACAAATAAAAGCCAACATGCAAATACAAAAAACAATATGTGATAATGCACCATTCTACGTTCTAGGACCCCTAGTTACAGATATAGCCCCAGGTTACGACCATATAACTGCTGCCATAGGAGGAAGTATTGCAGGATCAAGTGGAGCAGACTTTTTATGTTATGTAACTCCCGCAGAACATCTTTGTATACCTACAGTAGAACATGTAAAACAAGGAGTAATAGCATCAAAAATAGCTGCAGAAGTAGCAGATGTTGCTAAAGAAATTCCAAGCACTATGAGAAAAGAAAAAGAAATGGCCATAGCACGAGAAAACTTTGATTGGAATAAACAGTTTGAATTAGCCATTGATGGAGAAACCGCCCGTGAATATTACGAAAGTGCAAAAACAAGTGACGATGAAATGTGTAGTATGTGTGGAGACTTTTGTGCAATAAAAATGGTTAAAGAATATGAGAAAAAATAA